Proteins encoded together in one Variovorax paradoxus window:
- a CDS encoding TorF family putative porin, translating into MMHRNFAQAVAVVALAALPMLASAQLSGNVALTSNYKFRGQDQDMIGKNDYAKTKGFKPAIQGGFDYAFGESGFYVGNWNSSVNWLQGNSIESDIYGGYKFKAGPFDMDVGALTYIYPGNSIGNTTELYGAGTWADEAIGSFTLKYSHTVSKDYFGYAGYKSGSGLKGRNTGYLNLAYSKEIVPKLTLKAAVGYTHMSSDIRSLGYKSYVDYNVGVSYDFGNGLALAGSVQGANKKSSYLALSNPGVDFGFGPIGEQYYSPNKARFIVTLSKTL; encoded by the coding sequence TTCGCCCAGGCAGTGGCCGTGGTCGCCCTTGCAGCCCTGCCGATGCTGGCGAGCGCCCAGCTCTCGGGGAATGTGGCCCTGACCAGCAACTACAAGTTCCGCGGCCAGGACCAGGACATGATCGGGAAGAACGACTACGCCAAGACCAAGGGCTTCAAGCCGGCCATCCAGGGCGGCTTCGACTACGCCTTCGGCGAAAGCGGCTTCTATGTGGGCAACTGGAATTCCAGCGTCAACTGGCTCCAGGGCAACAGCATCGAAAGCGACATCTACGGCGGCTACAAGTTCAAGGCCGGCCCGTTCGACATGGACGTGGGTGCGCTGACCTATATCTACCCGGGCAACTCCATCGGCAACACCACCGAGCTGTACGGCGCGGGCACCTGGGCCGACGAAGCCATCGGCTCGTTCACCCTGAAGTACTCGCACACGGTCTCCAAGGACTACTTCGGCTATGCGGGCTACAAGTCGGGCTCGGGCCTGAAGGGCCGCAACACCGGCTACCTGAACCTGGCCTACAGCAAGGAAATCGTGCCCAAGCTCACGCTGAAGGCGGCCGTGGGCTACACGCACATGTCCAGCGACATCCGCAGCCTGGGCTACAAGAGCTACGTGGACTACAACGTGGGCGTGTCGTATGACTTCGGCAACGGCCTGGCACTTGCCGGCTCGGTGCAGGGCGCCAACAAGAAGAGCTCTTACCTCGCGCTGAGCAACCCGGGCGTGGACTTCGGCTTCGGCCCGATCGGCGAGCAGTACTACTCGCCCAACAAGGCCCGCTTCATCGTTACGCTCAGCAAGACGCTGTAA